A region of Paenimyroides aestuarii DNA encodes the following proteins:
- the lpxD gene encoding UDP-3-O-(3-hydroxymyristoyl)glucosamine N-acyltransferase, translating to MKSYTVTEINDILKGTIIGSTTQNITYTEELTRAKESHISFIGNKKYEKLWEKSAASVAVVNKDISIEPGENRAFIQVADADLAMSQVLELFASPMPEFAVDIHPTAVIDDSAKIGNGVKIGAGCYVGPRTEIGDGTILYPNVTVLDDCIIGKQTTIWSGVVIRERSKIGHQCIIHPNATIGADGFGFRPCAERGLVKIPQIGDVVIGNQVEIGANACVDRGKFSSTIIGDGCKIDNLVQIGHNSELGMFCIMAGNSGLAGSVKLGNGVIIGGSASIKDHTTIGDRAVIGAGSGVTGDVAAGKTMLGYPALEARDTLKQWAIMKRLLNESKK from the coding sequence ATGAAATCGTACACTGTTACAGAAATTAATGATATTTTAAAAGGAACCATTATTGGATCTACCACACAAAATATTACCTATACCGAAGAACTAACCCGCGCAAAAGAATCCCACATTTCTTTTATTGGCAACAAAAAATACGAGAAACTATGGGAAAAATCTGCAGCAAGTGTAGCTGTGGTAAACAAAGATATTTCTATTGAACCCGGCGAAAACAGAGCGTTTATACAAGTAGCCGATGCCGATTTGGCGATGAGTCAAGTTTTAGAGTTATTTGCTTCGCCTATGCCCGAGTTTGCGGTTGACATTCACCCAACAGCGGTAATCGACGATTCTGCAAAAATAGGCAACGGAGTAAAAATAGGTGCAGGTTGTTATGTGGGGCCGCGTACCGAAATTGGCGACGGAACCATCTTGTATCCAAATGTTACCGTTTTAGATGATTGTATTATTGGTAAACAAACCACCATTTGGTCGGGAGTGGTTATTCGCGAACGCAGTAAAATTGGGCATCAGTGCATCATACATCCAAATGCAACTATTGGTGCCGATGGTTTTGGGTTTCGCCCGTGTGCCGAACGTGGTTTGGTGAAAATTCCGCAAATAGGCGATGTAGTCATTGGCAATCAGGTCGAAATCGGTGCAAATGCCTGTGTAGATCGTGGTAAATTCAGTTCTACCATCATTGGCGATGGTTGTAAAATAGACAATCTGGTGCAAATTGGGCATAACAGCGAATTGGGGATGTTTTGTATTATGGCGGGCAACAGCGGTTTGGCAGGTTCGGTTAAACTGGGCAATGGGGTGATTATTGGCGGCAGTGCTTCTATTAAAGACCACACCACCATTGGCGACCGTGCCGTGATTGGTGCAGGATCTGGTGTAACGGGCGATGTAGCAGCCGGCAAAACCATGTTGGGCTATCCGGCGTTAGAAGCACGCGATACCCTGAAACAATGGGCAATTATGAAACGTTTGTTGAATGAGAGTAAGAAGTAG
- the gcvP gene encoding aminomethyl-transferring glycine dehydrogenase, with the protein MKTNAFALRHIGPRATDLQHMFSTVGVKDMDQLLYETFPDKIRLEKDLVLDPAMTEYDYLAHATALGAENKVFKSMIGLGYNEAIVPAVIQRNIFENPGWYTAYTPYQAEIAQGRLEALLNFQTTVIELSGMEIANASLLDESTAAAEAMALLFDVRTRDQKKNNANKFFVSEEILPQTLSVLQTRSTPIGIEVVVGNHENFDFSDDFFAAMLQYPGKYGQVHDYEDFINQAHSKDIKVAVAADILSLARLKSPGEMGADVVVGTTQRFGIPLGFGGPHAGFFATKEEYKRSMPGRIIGVSQDTNGNRALRMALQTREQHIKREKATSNICTAQVLLAVMAGMYAVYHGPKGLRRIANETHAKAVTIETELTKLGFEQLNDAYFDTILVKADAAKVKAAAEAKEFNFYYVDANTVSISVNETISINDINTVIGIFAEVAGKSFTAVTELSQEALIPVKLERTSAFLEHEVFNTYHSESQLMRYIKKLERKDLALNHSMISLGSCTMKLNAAAEMLPLSNPSWNNIHPFAPADQTKGYLKMLHKLEQQLNVITGFAGTTLQPNSGAQGEYAGLMVIRAYHESRGEGHRNIALIPASAHGTNPASAAMAGMKVVVTKTTAEGNIDVEDLRAKAELHKDNLSCVMITYPSTHGVYESSIIEITSLIHENGGQVYMDGANMNAQVGLTNPARIGADVCHLNLHKTFAIPHGGGGPGVGPICVAKHLVPFLPTNPVITVGGDQAISAISAAPYGSALVCLISYGYICMLGADGLKESTMTAILNANYMKARLSEGYEVLYSGERGRAAHEMIIDCRMFKAKGIEVTDIAKRLMDYGFHAPTVSFPVAGTLMIEPTESEDLAELDRFCDAMLSIRKEIEAVTAEDTNNVLKNAPHTLAMLTAETWEFPYSREKAAYPLEYVAENKFWPSVRRVDDAYGDRNLVCSCAPIEAYMEA; encoded by the coding sequence TTGAGACACATTGGCCCCAGAGCAACCGACTTACAACACATGTTTAGCACGGTGGGTGTGAAAGATATGGATCAATTGTTATACGAAACATTTCCAGACAAAATTCGCTTAGAAAAAGACCTGGTTTTAGATCCTGCCATGACCGAATATGATTATTTGGCACACGCAACCGCTTTAGGAGCTGAAAATAAAGTATTCAAATCGATGATTGGTTTGGGTTATAACGAAGCAATTGTTCCAGCGGTAATTCAACGAAATATATTCGAAAACCCAGGCTGGTACACAGCTTACACACCTTATCAGGCAGAAATCGCACAAGGACGTTTAGAGGCTTTATTAAATTTTCAAACCACTGTTATTGAACTATCGGGAATGGAAATTGCAAATGCTTCTTTATTAGACGAATCTACTGCTGCTGCAGAAGCTATGGCTTTGTTGTTTGATGTTCGTACAAGAGATCAAAAGAAAAACAATGCCAATAAATTCTTTGTTTCTGAAGAAATTTTACCGCAAACGTTATCGGTTTTGCAAACACGTTCTACCCCAATTGGTATTGAAGTGGTGGTGGGCAATCATGAAAACTTTGATTTTTCAGACGATTTCTTTGCTGCCATGTTACAGTATCCGGGTAAATACGGTCAGGTACACGATTACGAAGATTTCATCAACCAAGCACATTCAAAAGATATAAAAGTGGCAGTTGCTGCTGATATTTTATCATTAGCGCGTCTAAAATCTCCAGGTGAGATGGGTGCCGATGTGGTCGTGGGAACCACACAGCGTTTTGGAATTCCATTAGGTTTTGGCGGTCCACACGCTGGTTTCTTTGCTACTAAAGAAGAATATAAACGATCAATGCCGGGTAGAATCATTGGTGTTTCGCAAGATACCAACGGAAACCGTGCATTGCGTATGGCGTTACAAACCCGTGAGCAACATATTAAACGCGAAAAAGCAACATCAAACATTTGTACTGCACAAGTTTTATTGGCTGTTATGGCAGGAATGTATGCGGTTTATCACGGACCAAAAGGATTGCGCCGCATTGCTAACGAAACGCACGCTAAAGCAGTTACTATTGAAACCGAATTAACCAAATTAGGTTTTGAGCAATTGAACGATGCATACTTTGATACGATTTTAGTAAAAGCAGATGCAGCAAAAGTGAAAGCAGCTGCCGAAGCAAAAGAATTCAATTTCTATTATGTTGATGCAAATACGGTTTCAATTTCTGTAAACGAAACGATTTCAATCAATGATATCAATACGGTGATCGGTATTTTTGCCGAAGTAGCCGGAAAATCATTCACAGCAGTTACCGAACTTTCTCAAGAAGCTTTGATTCCTGTGAAATTAGAAAGAACCTCAGCATTTTTAGAGCATGAAGTGTTCAACACCTATCATTCAGAATCACAGTTGATGCGTTATATCAAAAAACTAGAGCGCAAAGACTTAGCATTGAATCACTCTATGATTTCTTTGGGTTCTTGTACCATGAAGTTGAATGCAGCAGCAGAAATGTTGCCTTTAAGCAACCCTAGCTGGAATAACATTCACCCATTTGCTCCGGCAGATCAAACCAAAGGTTATTTAAAAATGTTGCATAAATTAGAGCAACAATTAAATGTAATTACTGGTTTTGCTGGTACTACGTTACAACCAAACTCTGGTGCGCAAGGTGAATACGCTGGTTTAATGGTTATTCGCGCGTATCATGAATCTCGTGGCGAAGGTCACAGAAACATTGCGTTAATTCCTGCTTCGGCTCACGGAACAAACCCTGCATCGGCAGCAATGGCAGGTATGAAAGTGGTTGTTACCAAAACCACCGCAGAAGGAAATATCGACGTGGAAGATTTAAGAGCGAAAGCAGAATTGCACAAAGACAATTTATCTTGTGTAATGATTACCTACCCTTCTACTCATGGTGTTTATGAATCATCGATTATTGAAATTACAAGTTTGATCCACGAAAACGGCGGGCAAGTTTATATGGACGGTGCCAACATGAACGCACAAGTTGGTTTGACAAACCCAGCACGTATTGGAGCAGATGTGTGTCACTTAAATCTACACAAAACCTTTGCAATTCCTCACGGAGGTGGTGGTCCGGGTGTTGGTCCAATCTGTGTGGCAAAACATTTAGTACCATTTTTACCAACCAACCCGGTTATTACAGTAGGTGGCGACCAGGCTATATCGGCTATATCGGCGGCGCCTTATGGTTCGGCTTTGGTTTGTTTAATTTCTTATGGATATATCTGTATGTTGGGTGCCGATGGTTTAAAAGAATCTACCATGACAGCTATCTTGAATGCGAACTACATGAAAGCACGTTTAAGCGAAGGTTATGAAGTATTGTATTCTGGAGAACGCGGACGTGCAGCGCACGAAATGATTATTGATTGCCGTATGTTTAAAGCAAAAGGTATTGAAGTAACCGATATCGCCAAACGTTTGATGGATTATGGTTTCCACGCACCTACGGTTTCTTTCCCTGTGGCAGGAACGTTGATGATTGAACCAACAGAATCGGAAGATTTAGCAGAATTGGATCGTTTTTGTGATGCCATGCTATCAATCCGTAAGGAAATAGAAGCGGTAACCGCTGAAGACACCAACAACGTGTTGAAAAATGCACCGCATACATTGGCGATGTTAACTGCCGAAACGTGGGAATTCCCTTATTCTCGTGAAAAAGCAGCCTATCCGTTAGAATATGTAGCAGAAAACAAATTCTGGCCAAGTGTTCGTAGAGTGGATGATGCTTACGGTGACAGAAACCTTGTTTGCTCGTGTGCACCTATTGAAGCGTATATGGAAGCGTAA
- a CDS encoding IS982 family transposase, whose product MVNFDKITEIFCLVDEFCQQFFPFLEKNSIGNKSKRPPMMSPSEIISIMILFHLSGFRCFKHFYIFYIQKHMQAEFPKTVSYNRFTELMQSNILPLTMFLKTCCMGNCTGISFVDSTPVRVCKNKRIKNNKVFKDIATVGKSTMGWFYGFKLHLIINEKGEILSFTITQANVDDREPLKNEGFLKGIFGKLFADKGYISKKIADILFVDGVHLITQLKNNMKNCLMTLSDKILLRKRSVIETVNDELKNMCQIEHSRHRSIGNFLTNLISGLIAYSFFPKKPSIQYNELKTNQLTMF is encoded by the coding sequence ATGGTTAATTTCGATAAAATTACAGAAATTTTTTGTCTTGTTGATGAATTTTGCCAGCAATTTTTTCCTTTTCTTGAAAAAAACAGTATTGGAAACAAATCTAAAAGACCCCCAATGATGTCACCCAGTGAAATAATAAGTATTATGATTCTTTTTCATTTGAGCGGTTTCAGATGCTTTAAGCACTTTTACATTTTCTATATTCAAAAACATATGCAAGCTGAGTTTCCTAAAACAGTGTCTTACAATAGATTTACAGAGCTTATGCAATCCAACATACTTCCGCTCACAATGTTTTTAAAAACCTGCTGTATGGGCAATTGTACAGGTATTTCATTTGTTGATTCCACTCCAGTAAGGGTTTGTAAAAACAAGCGAATCAAAAACAATAAAGTGTTCAAAGATATAGCTACCGTAGGCAAGTCCACTATGGGGTGGTTCTATGGGTTCAAGCTTCACTTAATTATCAATGAAAAGGGTGAAATTCTAAGCTTTACTATTACACAAGCCAATGTAGATGACCGTGAACCTCTTAAAAATGAAGGATTTCTCAAAGGGATTTTCGGAAAACTCTTTGCAGATAAAGGGTATATCTCTAAAAAAATTGCAGACATATTATTTGTTGATGGTGTTCATCTAATCACACAACTTAAAAACAATATGAAAAACTGTTTAATGACCTTGTCTGACAAAATACTATTGAGAAAACGTTCTGTTATTGAAACAGTTAACGATGAATTGAAAAATATGTGTCAAATTGAACATTCAAGACATAGATCTATTGGAAACTTTCTTACAAACCTTATTTCGGGTCTAATTGCTTATTCATTTTTTCCTAAAAAACCTTCAATACAATATAATGAACTAAAAACAAATCAGTTAACAATGTTCTGA
- the hmpA gene encoding NO-inducible flavohemoprotein, whose protein sequence is MIVIIRIDENVGVILFKIKFTTMLSDKQKEIILSTVPLLRAGGVALTTHFYSRMFTHHPELKNLFNMGNQQSGKQQTALAMAVLAYAENISNPAVLMPAVDLIGHKHTSLNIQPEQYHIVGTHLLASIKEVLQDLATDDVLDAWKAAYGQLAELMIGHEAKMYESKKQTNGQWVGWKNFKVLKKVQESTEITSFYLVAEDGSAVPDFTPGQYISVQVFLPNINLHQIRQYSISCAPNKDYLRISVKRERNEKLDINGMISNFLHDEVHQGNVVAISAPAGNFTLQNLFPKKVFISGGIGQTPLMSMLESLNQSTKSNELVWIHACRNAEVRAFADQIESIAKEDQKLKQHQFYEVVNETLAGKEVYEGMLDFSKIEKWQFDPEAEYYICGPKPFIEKAVKELTDNKINEKYIFFEEFGPKSI, encoded by the coding sequence ATGATTGTAATCATAAGAATTGATGAGAATGTAGGGGTAATTTTGTTTAAAATAAAATTTACAACAATGCTTTCAGATAAACAAAAAGAAATTATACTAAGCACCGTGCCGTTGTTGCGTGCCGGCGGAGTGGCTTTAACTACACACTTTTACAGCCGAATGTTTACGCATCATCCCGAATTAAAAAATCTGTTTAATATGGGAAACCAGCAGTCGGGTAAACAACAAACAGCTTTGGCTATGGCGGTTTTGGCGTATGCAGAAAATATATCCAATCCGGCGGTTTTAATGCCTGCGGTTGATTTAATCGGACACAAGCATACCAGTTTAAATATTCAGCCAGAACAATACCATATTGTTGGTACACATTTACTGGCATCAATCAAAGAAGTTTTACAAGATTTGGCTACCGACGACGTTTTAGACGCTTGGAAAGCGGCTTATGGTCAACTAGCCGAACTGATGATTGGTCATGAAGCGAAAATGTACGAAAGCAAGAAGCAGACAAACGGACAGTGGGTTGGTTGGAAAAATTTTAAAGTTCTTAAGAAAGTACAGGAATCTACAGAAATAACATCGTTTTACTTGGTTGCAGAAGATGGAAGTGCGGTTCCAGATTTTACTCCGGGGCAATACATAAGCGTTCAGGTTTTTCTTCCAAACATCAACCTGCATCAAATAAGACAGTACAGTATTTCATGTGCACCGAATAAGGACTATTTACGAATTTCGGTAAAGCGTGAACGTAACGAAAAGTTGGATATCAACGGAATGATCAGCAACTTTTTGCACGATGAGGTTCACCAAGGAAACGTTGTGGCGATCAGTGCACCGGCAGGAAACTTTACGTTGCAGAATTTGTTCCCTAAAAAAGTATTTATCAGTGGCGGAATTGGTCAAACACCTTTAATGTCTATGTTAGAATCTTTAAATCAATCAACCAAAAGTAATGAATTGGTTTGGATTCATGCTTGCAGAAATGCCGAAGTTCGTGCATTTGCAGACCAAATCGAATCGATCGCTAAAGAAGATCAAAAGCTAAAACAGCATCAGTTTTATGAAGTGGTAAATGAAACCTTGGCTGGAAAAGAGGTTTACGAAGGCATGCTCGATTTTTCTAAAATTGAAAAATGGCAGTTTGATCCAGAAGCCGAATATTATATTTGCGGACCAAAGCCTTTTATTGAAAAAGCAGTGAAAGAACTCACCGATAACAAAATCAATGAAAAGTATATTTTCTTTGAAGAGTTTGGACCCAAATCGATCTAA
- a CDS encoding Crp/Fnr family transcriptional regulator → MIRVDLILSCGGTLRDVSKNELIFKAGHFPSYYYQVVEGKVKMNNYSDDGKEFIQEIFTAGRSFGEPPLFINEPYPANAIAISKGVVVQIKKSLFDEMLYKYPEVSVEINRSLARRLYYKSIMAPELSSQSPEKRLLKLLHYLKQQTPVKLELFQVELSRQQLADLTGLRVETVIRTIKHLEKQEYLKIIEGKIYLE, encoded by the coding sequence ATGATTCGTGTTGATTTAATATTAAGCTGTGGCGGAACGTTGCGCGATGTTTCTAAAAACGAACTGATTTTTAAGGCAGGACATTTTCCGTCGTATTATTATCAGGTGGTTGAAGGCAAGGTGAAGATGAACAATTACAGCGACGACGGTAAAGAGTTTATTCAGGAAATTTTTACAGCCGGACGCAGTTTTGGTGAACCGCCTTTGTTTATAAACGAGCCTTATCCCGCAAATGCCATAGCAATTTCAAAAGGCGTTGTTGTGCAAATAAAGAAATCATTGTTTGATGAGATGTTGTACAAATATCCCGAGGTTTCTGTTGAAATAAACCGAAGTCTTGCTCGTCGTTTGTATTATAAATCCATCATGGCACCTGAATTGTCATCGCAAAGTCCAGAAAAACGTTTGCTGAAACTTTTGCATTATCTTAAACAACAAACTCCGGTCAAATTAGAACTTTTTCAGGTGGAATTATCGCGCCAACAATTAGCCGATTTAACTGGCTTGCGCGTAGAAACCGTTATTAGAACCATAAAACACTTGGAAAAACAAGAATACCTTAAAATTATTGAAGGAAAGATTTATTTGGAGTAA
- a CDS encoding chloride channel protein gives MFKNLVEEYEHLLFNKAQHFKLFFFVFPLIGLLIIYFLRTYVFSNKKNKGISEVLEAVREAKKLPPYKVPSHFFNGFLTVIFGGSTGIEVSTVVATAALGDMASRKDPIFKKYRKEFIGSAIACGVTLLFCSPLAGLFFSYETIGRQKTKVFWVTHLVSVGFATLIIFLMNVTPVFNLGNHETIFHYQAIPFFIALSVLAGCYGVYMTKIVTFVKKRNFIDFNPYLQLVAGGLLLGSALFIFPQLYGDGYHAIQSIIHHNTIVAVSFWLLLGALLLKPFATGFTLKLGGDGGVFAPSIFAGAIMGALIGFIVQKYFFADAQLINFVVLGVALTVAATLHAPFTALFLTFGIFNSYALWLPMAILIFVSFFISKKIFPYTVYTLALKK, from the coding sequence ATGTTTAAAAATCTAGTCGAAGAATACGAACATTTGCTTTTTAACAAAGCACAGCATTTTAAACTTTTTTTCTTCGTTTTTCCGTTGATCGGTTTGCTGATTATTTATTTTTTAAGAACCTACGTTTTTAGTAATAAAAAGAACAAAGGAATTTCCGAAGTGTTGGAAGCCGTGCGCGAAGCCAAAAAACTACCGCCCTATAAAGTGCCATCGCATTTTTTCAACGGATTTTTAACGGTTATCTTTGGCGGAAGCACCGGTATCGAAGTATCAACCGTGGTGGCAACAGCAGCTTTGGGCGATATGGCATCGCGAAAAGATCCCATCTTTAAAAAATACCGCAAAGAATTTATAGGCTCGGCAATTGCATGCGGTGTTACACTTTTGTTTTGTAGTCCGTTGGCAGGTTTGTTTTTTTCGTATGAAACCATTGGCAGGCAAAAAACAAAAGTTTTTTGGGTAACCCATCTGGTAAGCGTTGGTTTTGCTACATTGATCATTTTCTTAATGAATGTTACACCGGTTTTTAATTTAGGAAATCACGAAACAATTTTTCATTATCAGGCAATTCCGTTTTTTATTGCGTTAAGCGTTTTAGCGGGCTGTTACGGCGTTTACATGACCAAGATCGTAACATTTGTAAAGAAAAGAAACTTTATCGATTTTAATCCGTATTTGCAATTAGTTGCGGGAGGCTTGTTGTTGGGTAGCGCCTTGTTCATTTTTCCGCAATTATACGGCGATGGTTATCATGCAATCCAATCAATCATTCATCATAATACCATTGTTGCGGTGAGTTTTTGGTTGTTGTTGGGCGCGTTATTGTTGAAACCTTTTGCAACCGGGTTTACCTTGAAATTGGGTGGCGATGGCGGTGTTTTTGCTCCAAGTATTTTTGCAGGTGCCATTATGGGAGCATTGATTGGATTCATTGTTCAGAAATATTTTTTTGCCGATGCCCAACTGATTAATTTTGTAGTTTTGGGTGTAGCTTTAACCGTCGCAGCAACATTGCACGCACCGTTTACGGCATTGTTTTTAACCTTTGGTATTTTTAATTCGTATGCGTTGTGGCTGCCTATGGCAATTTTAATTTTTGTTAGTTTTTTTATTTCAAAAAAGATATTTCCCTACACGGTTTATACCTTGGCATTGAAAAAGTAA